A DNA window from Plasmodium vinckei vinckei genome assembly, chromosome: PVVCY_10 contains the following coding sequences:
- a CDS encoding rRNA (adenosine-2'-O-)-methyltransferase, putative has protein sequence MEQKGEENIISLLTNFADKYVKKKDIINEHSRTIKDMFSSIILVLISSIDKYSLANYINNYIQNEVENIRFEDIENLSKKKKNNNNDINNEIYKRINIFIIFLECIFTKFDDVSFVNLDISWIYKLITYKEHFNYSSLLNILKSLLLFIEKEENKSNATLVQNVSNSQSEQENNFCIIYILLNHVKNEIENHVKEVKDNYFFYKNKISQLPGIHNRSSDLYNPLCKHNEQEKLMACPKHINILSSISLRFKDTCDLFINIVEHKSETTQCNIEWGDKIKETGKELMLLTPFINDKDIRDYLINTFFFTIKKYIFNKKEYEKLCLIVTKVMYLFIKNDTTSEINSNYFSTEKKEPFIKNFDTIENKNYEEEYILYIYKEINSNFFPSNSNDAISSGLAKNNQKDESINKNYLNSIYNFLVINIDDLYNIEFVKNAFIDDVRYYFLLYNEAYKDEWVLKKIIYIFNKIINIYEDPNMESFRDCSNFIEAWEIYECILKCIENFSIHLLKTNWQKVIDLINMGNKIRQKYQLLYDSSLNEKKNIKKGKNVHNIKMSDKNINTDPSLCNLENIQKNNFIFYDKHDYNVFNFCVKKKKENKQNIFTAFGNYSDYILLVLIEYLIWKLLIHDNNTVTRFSLCSLIEQKENYTEKGNTQNKSDSDESTDEKSEEVNGIEINTLINSINDIFFFNIFFPECVKPTLFIKADIPFYEFRIKNLIVSKILNKKNSIEYVQNFIISLNKINLFYANARIILEAIIQAIKIVENSGDETNNLLKSSDKKINDINECIDMENENTNSNNFINKIILNIIHKIKNVSISRRKDLQILVLKIVIKMNDILNLFSTIKSYSSFLQIFEEDFFFHALEYFEILTNKKINFVNNLDSNFSNSPEQVSLLYVWLENNANIFLNNFIEKFNKVIDLNQYMYFYGYLRLFYLLLHITTKKSKKMDDRHKNIILRIQKDDNFYLVYHLVLYFFKNNLSHIFLKNDIKQILVKNVENLRNFIQGNAYVKKEDSLYPCQNEKLNEHIINNSDRSEIIATPYDRSEIVATPSEHCFDYKMVRKLFIFTDIVEYCGDITTYFLSNKINYYNTSYSYKEKNIDTSSLEKSLIIHDSAPDESDTDVCRGSKNLYIECINFLKNYTQTNIKNKENENYNNLRVILALSYISNTCTVFGKIEDEENLNKKILLMQMKNIYNDSSNMPKDAHIPVGNNDMINSLCGVGNYFCKNFNFYRYKYLYKYFSAHNTFKEYTMDNKITFSDTIVNDIEVSKEELVYVYFNIKHYVIPYLFDDWEIEDKKNDIDNYIIQYRLNFLNNLIKQSKMLIDRSSEYKFPIHLLELAFLTLFHPLIVKFEIEFYSNENYKTFENVEEDGYTSFKLLDFVKNILKIGQTKLSICRSVVIPFLTSYFFSIMENGNIIINISNDYLDKFVEIIVDVLMHKECVLYDCQKSFTNNIFKIKKGNLNFNNFINESICSYFLNRIENNHQIIFPSKLYEVYHTSIFLRVLTLIFLINLFKILEDKYIRVMKIGIHNKNDQVANNEMLDIPREKNRKEEKEEFYKKRNVILSMYEKVIIHILKRVDNKNVLRENLKNKSNDNENKPNIKNKKKSEQNLTPLPFSYGHNIQIRGLQALCILSKYFKYIKKGRRINIILYVNTLLQYDNLSTTRQYLELFCSSICNSSFILLYPHLIKNILRNNAENAQLTISSLIISAHIFLKSKFSYYSFVKLNYNSFSALTVDQKKYATNIFVKKEKQKNVKGAQKAKGKKIKNIIRQILEKSKGETTEIAKDADKTIASIEKKKMQYGKQWKRNEKGNDKKKGEKWYDKKKGKKGHNKSHGYDNPDRSNLQKNKNDISIKGNNIDEEKKDGHYEMENNIWDTENIASKDNPENGYFYSPYISKILTKLLLKIVLLCSSHSALIRSISQYILYNFLKKRKEMLLTPFLSKIYLFIKNNKDCKRIREKLKKEFKNWDTSIIEKNNNICMLLPTYNHSFNFFDEDINCENTNTFTHILYNNELVSSYTFIDSIKKIVQQEMTSIMYNIQLEKEKKDGISIYKYNNEQKLLTLNQFYHGQDTNEIPSTIDDKKDIKNSASENGQEKKKKTTSQIINGETCFNKDSENIDYDKNFEDFLKQTKKNYQKKFDPINNIIEINNEFRKKYQLRKKNNLIVIASLIDKVPNLAGLCRTCEIFNVKKLLLSNINIVKDFQFQKISSTANKWMNIQELKKKDIIKYLIKKKKKYSIIGLEQTNDSKRLNDFIFPENCILILGDEKEGLPSSILLLLHHCVEIPGHGIIRSLNVHVSAAITIYEYFKQHL, from the coding sequence ATGGAGCAAAAGGGAgaggaaaatattataagcTTATTAACTAATTTTGCAGATAAGTatgtaaagaaaaaagatataataaatgaacaTAGCCGAACAATTAAGGATATGTTCTCTTCAATCATATTAGTATTAATAAGTAGTATAGATAAATATAGCTTAgcaaattatattaacaattatatacaaaatgagGTAGAGAATATTAGATTTGAAGATATAGAAAAtctatcaaaaaaaaaaaaaaacaataataatgatataaataatgaaatatataaaagaataaacatatttattatttttttagaatGTATATTTACTAAATTTGATGATGTAAGTTTTGTAAATCTAGACATATCTTGGATATATAAActtattacatataaagaacattttaattattcatctcttttgaatattttaaaaagcttattactatttattgaaaaggaagaaaataaatctaATGCAACGCTTGTTCAAAATGTTAGCAATTCACAATCAGAACaagaaaacaatttttgtattatatatattttgttaaatcatgtaaaaaatgaaattgaaAATCATGTTAAAGAAGTAAaagataattattttttttacaaaaataagatAAGCCAATTGCCAGGAATACACAACAGATCTAGTGATTTATATAACCCATTGTGTAAACATAATGAACAGGAAAAATTAATGGCATGCCCAAAACACATAAACATACTAAGTAGTATATCACTACGTTTTAAAGATACATgtgatttatttattaatatagtAGAGCATAAAAGTGAAACAACACAATGTAATATTGAATGGggagataaaataaaagaaacaGGAAAAGAATTAATGCTTTTAACTCCATTTATTAATGATAAAGATATAAGagattatttaataaatacatttttttttacaattaaaaaatatatatttaataaaaaagaatatgaaaaattatgtcTAATTGTTACTAAAGTTATGTAtctgtttataaaaaatgatactACATCAGAAATTAATTCAAACTATTTTTCaactgaaaaaaaagaaccttttataaaaaattttgatactatagaaaataaaaattatgaagaggaatatattttatacatatataaagaaattaatTCAAACTTCTTTCCATCTAATAGTAATGATGCTATATCAAGTGGGCTAGCTAAGAACAACCAAAAAGATGAgtcaataaataaaaattatctgaacagtatatataattttcttgttataaatattgatgatttatataatatagaatttgtaaaaaatgcatTTATTGATGATGTacgatattattttttattatataatgaagCATATAAAGATGAATgggtattaaaaaaaataatatacatatttaataaaataataaatatatatgaagatCCAAATATGGAAAGTTTTAGAGATTGTTCTAATTTTATAGAAGCATGGGAAATCTATGAATGcatattaaaatgtattgaaaatttttctATACATTTGCTAAAAACCAATTGGCAAAAAGTTATcgatttaataaatatgggaaataaaataagacAAAAATATCAACTACTTTATGATTCAtcattaaatgaaaaaaaaaatattaaaaaaggaaaaaatgttcataatataaaaatgtctgataaaaatattaatacagATCCTTCATTATGTAATTTggaaaatattcaaaaaaataattttatattttatgataaGCATGATTATAATGTCTTTAACTtttgtgtaaaaaaaaaaaaagaaaataaacaaaacatatttaCAGCCTTTGGGAATTATTCAGATTATATACTATTAGTACTTattgaatatttaatttggaAGTTATTGATAcatgataataatacagTAACCCGTTTTTCTTTATGTTCATTAATAGAGCAAAAGGAAAATTACACAGAAAAGGGAAACacacaaaataaaagtgaTAGTGATGAGAGCACTGATGAAAAAAGTGAAGAAGTTAATGgaatagaaataaatacacTAATCAATAGTATAAatgacatatttttttttaatatatttttcccaGAATGTGTAAAACCtactttatttataaaagctgatattcctttttatgaatttcgaattaaaaatttaattgtttctaaaattttaaataaaaaaaattctatTGAATATgttcaaaattttattatttctttgaataaaattaatttattttatgccAATGCAAGGATAATACTTGAAGCGATCATTCAAGCTATCAAAATAGTTGAAAATTCGGGAGATGAAACAAATAACCTTTTGAAAAGTtctgataaaaaaataaacgaCATCAATGAATGTATAGACatggaaaatgaaaatacaaactcaaacaattttatcaataaaattattttaaatattattcataaaataaaaaatgtgtctATAAGTCGACGAAAAGATTTACAAATacttgttttaaaaattgttataaaaatgaatgatattttaaatcTATTTAGTACTATAAAAAGTTATTCCTCATTTTTGCAAATTTTTGAAgaagatttttttttccatgcTTTGGAATATTTCGAAATTTtgacaaataaaaaaattaattttgttaataatttagacAGTAACTTTTCGAATTCACCTGAACAAGTCAGCCTATTATATGTTTGGCTAGAAAATAatgcaaatatttttttgaacaattttattgaaaaatttaataaagtAATTGATTTAAATCAATACATGTATTTTTATGGATATTTGaggttattttatttattgctACACAtaacaacaaaaaaaagtaaaaaaatggacGACAGAcataaaaacattattttacGTATTCAAAAAGACGACAACTTTTATTTGGTTTATCATCTAgttttatacttttttaaaaacaatttaagtcatatatttttaaaaaatgatattaagCAAATTTTAgttaaaaatgttgaaaatTTAAGAAATTTTATTCAAGGTAATGCATATGTGAAAAAAGAAGACTCTTTATATCCTTgtcaaaatgaaaaattaaatgaacaTATCATCAATAATTCTGACCGTTCAGAAATAATTGCAACACCTTATGACCGTTCAGAAATAGTTGCAACACCTTCTGAGCATTGTTTTGACTATAAAATGGTGAgaaaattgtttatatttacagATATTGTAGAATATTGTGGAGATATAactacatattttttgagcaataaaataaattattataacacgtcttattcatataaagagaaaaatatagatacaTCCAGTCTCGAAAAGTCGCTTATTATACATGATAGTGCACCTGATGAATCGGATACTGATGTGTGTCGAGGCAgtaaaaatttgtatatagaatgtattaattttttgaaaaattatactcaaacaaatattaaaaataaagaaaatgaaaattataacaatttAAGGGTGATATTGGCACTTTCCTATATTTCTAATACCTGTACAGTCTTTGGAAAAATAGAGGACgaagaaaatttaaataaaaaaattttgttaatgcaaatgaaaaatatatataatgatagtTCAAATATGCCAAAAGACGCACACATACCAGTAGGTAATAATGATATGATTAATAGTCTTTGTGGTGTTGGAAactatttttgtaaaaattttaatttttatagatataaatatttatataaatatttttctgcACACAACACCTTTAAAGAATATACCAtggataataaaataacattttCAGATACCATAGTAAATGATATTGAAGTAAGTAAAGAAGAATTAGtgtatgtttattttaatataaaacactATGTAATACCTTATCTTTTTGATGATTGGGAAAtagaagataaaaaaaatgatatagataattatataatacaatatagattaaattttttaaacaatttaataaaGCAAAGTAAAATGTTGATTGATAGATCATCTGAATATAAATTTCCAATACACTTACTTGAGTTGGCTTTTCTTACATTATTTCATCCCTTAATAGTAAAATTTGAAATAGAATTTTATagtaatgaaaattataaaacatttgAAAATGTAGAAGAAGATGGATATAcatcttttaaattattagattttgtaaaaaatattttgaaaattggTCAAACAAAATTGTCTATATGTCGAAGTGTTgttattccatttttaacttcctatttttttagtataatggaaaatggaaatattataataaatataagtaaTGATTATTTAGACAAATTTGTAGAAATTATTGTTGATGTTCTTATGCATAAAGAATGTGTATTATATGATTGTCAAAAAAGTTttactaataatatatttaaaataaaaaaaggaaatttaaattttaataattttattaatgaaaGTATTtgctcatattttttaaacagaATAGAGAACAATCACCAGATCATATTTCCTTCAAAACTTTATGAAGTATATCATacatctatttttttaagagttttaacattaatatttttaataaatctatttaaaattttagaagataaatatatacgtgtaatgaaaatagggatacataataaaaatgatcaaGTTGCAAATAATGAGATGTTGGACATTCCAAGAGAAAAAAACCGTAAGGAAGAAAAAGAggaattttataaaaaaagaaatgtaATATTATCTATGTATGAAAAagttattattcatattttaaaaagagTTGATAACAAAAATGTGCTTCgagaaaatttaaaaaataaatctaatgataatgaaaataaaccaaatattaaaaataaaaaaaaaagtgaacaAAATTTAACTCCATTACCTTTTTCATATGGTCATAATATTCAAATTAGAGGATTACAAGCATTATGTATtctttcaaaatattttaaatatataaaaaaaggaagaagaataaatattattctaTATGTTAATACACTTTTACAATATGATAATCTTAGTACAACTCGACAATATTTAGAATTGTTTTGTTCATCAATTTGTAattcttcttttattttattatatccacatttaattaaaaatatattacgaAATAATGCTGAGAATGCACAATTAACTATTAGCTCTTTAATTATATCTGCCCATATCTTtttaaaatcaaaatttaGTTACTATTCTTTTGTAAAACTGAATTATAATTCCTTTTCTGCCCTAACAGTTGAtcagaaaaaatatgccacaaacatatttgtaaaaaaagaaaaacaaaaaaatgttaaggGAGCTCAAAAAgcaaaaggaaaaaaaattaaaaatattattagacAAATTTTAGAGAAGAGTAAAGGGGAAACAACAGAAATTGCCAAAGATGCGGATAAGACAATTGCAAGtatagagaaaaaaaaaatgcaatatGGAAAACAATGGAAACGAAATGAAAAAGGGAATGATAAGAAAAAAGGGGAAAAATGGtatgacaaaaaaaaaggaaaaaaggGACACAATAAATCACATGGATACGACAATCCCGACAGGTCAAatcttcaaaaaaataaaaatgatatttcTATAAAGGGAAACAATAttgatgaagaaaaaaaagatggaCATTAtgaaatggaaaataatatatgggATACAGAAAATATAGCTAGTAAAGACAATCCAGAAAAtggatatttttattcaccatatatttctaaaatattaacaaaactattattaaaaatagtacTTTTATGTTCTTCTCATTCAGCTTTAATTCGAAGTATTtcacaatatatattatataactttttaaaaaaaagaaaagaaatgTTATTAAccccatttttatcaaaaatatatttatttattaaaaataataaagattgTAAAAGAATaagagaaaaattaaaaaaagaatttaaaaattgggATACTTCAAttatcgaaaaaaataataatatatgtatgttaTTACCAACTTATAATcattcatttaatttttttgatgaaGATATAAATTGTGAAAATACAAACACATTTAcacacattttatataataatgaattgGTGAGTTCCTACACATTTATAGatagtattaaaaaaattgtacaACAAGAAATGACTTCTataatgtataatatacaattggaaaaagaaaaaaaagacggaatttctatttataaatataataatgaacaaaaattattaacacTAAATCAGTTTTATCATGGACAGGATACAAATGAAATACCTTCTACAATCGACGATAagaaagatataaaaaattcagCTAGCGAAAATGgacaagaaaaaaaaaaaaaaacaactaGCCAAATAATTAACGGAGAAACATGTTTTAATAAAGATAGTGAAAATATtgattatgataaaaactttgaagattttttaaaacaaactaaaaaaaattaccaAAAAAAGTTTGATCCAatcaataatataatagaaattaataacgaatttagaaaaaaatatcaattaagaaaaaaaaataatttaattgttATTGCTTCCTTAATTGACAAAGTCCCAAATTTAGCTGGCTTGTGCAGGACATGtgaaatttttaatgttaaaaaattattgcttagcaatataaatattgttaaagattttcaatttcaaaaaatttctTCCACTGCTAATAAATGGATGAATATacaagaattaaaaaaaaaagatattataaaatatttaatcaaaaaaaaaaagaaatattctATTATTGGCTTAGAACAAACAAATGATAGTAAACGATTGAacgattttattttcccagaaaattgtatattaatattaggAGATGAAAAAGAGGGACTACCATCTTCCATTCTTTTACTTTTACACCATTGTGTGGAAATACCTGGACATGGAATTATTAGATCTTTGAATGTTCATGTTTCTGCAGCAATTActatttatgaatatttcAAACAACATCTTTAg
- a CDS encoding CPW-WPC family protein encodes MYIFFIFQGWTKLSNTEECISPLSYKGPCPRFLTLENNIKKKKILENHCNIYWPCKNECEKDYSVQCPEKWGPEDEKNCHPLGTYEGSCLVTQDFSNFTDKQKEIWSNKCATTWPCKKTCVKDYSKQCPQEWVKDNDGTCYAQKNYVGPCLSRASLINFDEDMKVAFEKLCMVTYPCLRNCKMDENDPCPKNWILKSNYLGNPESCLPPDNYSGHCGEQTQFIGIDSNLKETMEYECGIKWSCADEHSTFINYDEFCPENWTKNGSHCIAPLDYFGPCSKKKLFEGFTLDIKKAYAEECDIDWPSFSKLVPNTLPKIQTLRKRKYNFGAVEPITGEIVSSPVI; translated from the exons atgtatatattttttatttttcaaggATGGACAAAATTAAGTAACACCGAAGAATGTATATCGCCGTTGTCTTACAAAGGACCTTGTCCCCGTTTTCTTAcattagaaaataatataaaaaaaaaaaaaatattagagAATCATTGTAACATTTACtg gcCTTGTAAGAATGAATGTGAAAAAGATTATTCGGTGCAATGCCCCGAGAAATGGGGACCTGAAGACGAAAAAAATTGCCACCCATTGGGAACGTATGAAG gATCATGCTTAGTTACCCAAGACTTCTCAAACTTTACTGATAAgcaaaaagaaatatgGAGTAACAAATGTGCAACCACTTGGCCCTGCAag aaaACGTGTGTAAAGGATTATTCAAAACAGTGTCCACAA gAATGGGTTAAAGACA atgatGGGACGTGCTATGCTCAAAAGAATTATGTTGGGCCTTGTTTATCAAGGGCATCCTTAATAAATTTCGATGAAGATATGAAA GTTGCCTTTGAAAAACTTTGCATGGTAACCTACCCATGCTTACGGAATTGTAAAATGGATGAAAACGAT CCCTGTCCAAAAAATTGGATATTAAAATCAAACTATTTAGGAAACCCTGAAAGTTGTCTTCCCCCCGATAATTACAGTGGCCATTGTGGGGAGCAAACACAATTCATTG GCATCGATTCGAATTTAAAAGAGACCATGGAATATGAATGTGGAATAAAATGGTCATGTGCTGAcg AACATTCaacttttattaattatgaCGAATTTTGTCCAGAAAATTGGACAAAAAATGGATCg cacTGCATTGCACCCTTGGATTATTTCGGGCCttgttcaaaaaaaaaattatttgaaggATTTACTTTGGATATTAAAAAGGCATATGCAGAAGAATGTGACA TCGATTGGCCATCCTTTAGCAAGCTTGTACCAAATACACTTCCAAAAATACAGA CTTTGAGAaagagaaaatataattttggtGCAGTCGAGCCAATAACTGGGGAGATTGTTTCAAGCCctgttatataa
- a CDS encoding CPW-WPC family protein, producing the protein MVRKLFFWFLSILTLKNVYSQNNAICQRDYSYNYFSF; encoded by the exons ATGGTTCGAAAGTTGTTTTTTTGGTTTCTCTCTATTTTGACATTAAAGAATG TTTATTCCCAAAATAATGCAATCTGTCAAAGGGATTACTcgtataattatttttcattttaa